In Arcobacter sp. F2176, the following proteins share a genomic window:
- a CDS encoding NAD(P)-dependent oxidoreductase codes for MSIGFIGLGNLGKAIATRLSDVGEELIVYNRNAEKIKDLGYEIASSPKELLTKCDTIFMCLFDSPAVNNIFSMHDGLLSEELKGKTIIDLTTNHYEDVLKFYEAVNTLGGNYLENPVFGSVAPALKGELTVVSSGKKEVFENVKPILEKIAKEIFYLEKPSSATKMKLINNLCLGSFMATLAECTALAESCEIPKAKALEILGVGGGQSLVLKAKTQKLIDEDFSPHFSNSAINKDLHLLQNLAFSLNQPLYSAAIPKELFSKMKMLGKGDEDFSSIYQLFKK; via the coding sequence ATGTCAATAGGATTTATAGGACTTGGAAACTTAGGAAAAGCAATAGCCACAAGACTAAGTGATGTTGGTGAAGAACTTATTGTTTATAATAGAAATGCTGAGAAAATAAAAGATTTGGGTTATGAAATTGCAAGTTCACCAAAGGAGTTATTAACTAAATGTGATACTATTTTTATGTGTTTGTTTGATTCCCCAGCTGTTAATAATATCTTTTCAATGCATGATGGACTTTTAAGTGAAGAGTTAAAAGGTAAGACAATAATTGATTTGACTACAAATCATTATGAAGATGTTTTAAAGTTCTATGAAGCAGTAAATACTTTAGGTGGTAACTATCTAGAAAATCCAGTTTTTGGTAGTGTTGCACCAGCATTAAAAGGTGAATTGACAGTTGTAAGTTCAGGTAAAAAAGAAGTTTTTGAAAATGTAAAACCAATATTAGAAAAAATAGCTAAAGAGATATTTTATTTAGAAAAACCTTCAAGTGCTACTAAAATGAAACTTATCAATAATCTATGCCTTGGTTCTTTTATGGCAACACTTGCAGAGTGTACTGCTTTAGCAGAAAGTTGTGAGATTCCAAAAGCTAAAGCTTTAGAAATTTTAGGTGTGGGTGGTGGTCAATCACTTGTGCTAAAAGCAAAAACACAAAAACTAATTGATGAAGACTTTTCACCACATTTTTCTAATAGTGCAATAAATAAAGACTTACATCTACTTCAAAATTTAGCCTTTAGTTTAAATCAACCACTATATAGTGCAGCTATTCCTAAAGAGTTATTCTCAAAAATGAAGATGTTAGGTAAGGGTGATGAAGATTTTTCATCAATTTACCAATTATTCAAAAAATAA